The DNA region GGGCCCGCTCCGGCGGAGTCGAAAGGAGCGTTCGATAGATGGCGAGCGACACGCAGACGAGCGAGCACGGGAACGCGGCGAAACGAACCCGCTTCGGATGGGTGAACTCCTCGCTCGTCACGTTGGCGGTGGCCAGTCTCGTCGTCGTCGTGCTCGCGGCGCTCGTGCAGGTGAGTTTCGGGACGTACTCGATGACTATCGCACAGGCGTGGCGCGCGGTGTTCGACCCCACCGTTCTGACGAGTCCGTACCTCCTGTTGCAGTTCTTCTTGGGCGAAGGCGTCGCGGAGTCGGTCGCGGGTGCGTTCGGCTTCGAGGCCGCCGCGCCGGAGCTAACGAGAGAGACGCTCATCGTCTGGAACATCAGACTCCCGCGCGTCGTCGTCGGCGCGCTGGTCGGCGCGAACCTCGCCGTCTCGGGGGCGATATTTCAGGCCGTGACGCGAAACGAACTCGCCTCGCCGTACATCCTCGGCGTCAGTTCGGGCGCGGGGCTTGCGATTCTGCTCACGCTCGTCTTCTTCACCGGGCTGGCGGCCTACCTGCCGATTCTCGCCGCGCTCGGTGGGACGCTCGCGTTCGTCATCGTCTACGGCATCGCGTGGAAGAACGGGACCAGTCCGGTGCGTCTCGTCCTCGCGGGCGTCATCGTCTCGACCATCTTCGGATCGCTGCAGACGGCCATCTTCTTTTTCGCCAGCGACATCGGCGTCGTCCAGAGCGCCATCGCGTGGACGACGGGTTCTCTGACGGGAACCGACTGGGAACAGGTCCGGATGGCGCTGCCGTGGACGGTGCTCTCGCTAGTGCTCGCCGTCGCTGGGTCCCGACAGTTGAACGTCCTGCTGCTCGGCGAGAAGACGGCGCAGGCGCTCGGGATGTCCGTCGAGCGCGTCCGCTTCGCGCTGTCGGGCGTCGCGATTCTCGCCGCCAGCGCCGCCATCGCCGTCGCCGGTATCGTCGGCTTCGTCGGCCTCGTCGTCCCGCACATCGTCCGCAACATCGTCGGCAGCGACTACCGCCGACTGGTCGTCGGCTGTGCGTTCGCCGGTCCCGCGCTGATGGTTGGCGCGGACGTGGGTGCGCGCCTCGCGCTCAATCCGGCGCAGATTCCGGTCGGAATTGTCACCGGCCTCGTTGGCGGCCCCTACTTCCTCTATCTCATGCGCAAGAAACAGCAACTGGGTGAGATCTGATGGTGGACTCGAACGTCCCGACGAACTCCGCAGCGTCGAATCGGACGAACGGCACCGAACCCGCCGACTCGGGGGCGAACGCGGACACAACCGACCCGGCTACCTCCGCCGACGAATCCGGTACGGTCGAGGCGGCCGACTCCAGCGACGCAACAGAGCTCGTCGGCGAGAACCTCGCCATCGGCTATCCGACGACGCCGGAACCGGTCGTCGAGTGCGACTCGGTCGTCGTCCCCGCGGGCGAGGTGACCGCCCTCGTCGGCCCGAACGGCTCCGGCAAGAGCACGCTACTGCGGTCGCTGTCGAACCAACTCGAACCCGAGCGCGGCAGCGTTCTCCTCGACGGCCACGAACTGCAGACGTTCGGGACGAAGGAGCTCGCACAGAAGCTCGGCCTGCTCTCTCAGGAGAACGAAGCGCCCAGCAGTCTCACCGTCGAGGAACTCGTCTACCACGGCCGCTATCCGCACCGCGGTTTCTTCGAGACGGTCAACGAAGAGGACGAGAGGGCCGTCTCGAAGGCCATCTCGCTGGCGGGCGTCGAACACATCCGCGACTCGCAGGTCGGCAACCTCAGCGGCGGCCAGAAGCAATTGGCGTGGATTGCGATGGTGTTGGCACAGGACACCGACGTGTTGCTGCTCGACGAGCCGACGACGTATCTGGACCTCCACCACCAGTTGCGCGTGATGGAGGTCGTCCGGACGCTCAACCGCGAACGCGACGTCACCGTCGCCGTCGTCCTCCACGACATCGGCCAGGCCGCGCGCTTCGCGGACAACCTCGTCGCCATGCGCGACGGCGAGCTATACGACTGGGGTCCGCCCCGAAAAGTCGTCACCGAGGAACTGCTGCGCGACGTGTTCCGCGTCGAAGCCACCGTCGACGCCGACCACCCGACCGGCCCGCACATCTCGCCGCACCAGGCGATGGACGAGTAGCGTCGAGTGGAGTCG from Haloprofundus halobius includes:
- a CDS encoding FecCD family ABC transporter permease, which produces MASDTQTSEHGNAAKRTRFGWVNSSLVTLAVASLVVVVLAALVQVSFGTYSMTIAQAWRAVFDPTVLTSPYLLLQFFLGEGVAESVAGAFGFEAAAPELTRETLIVWNIRLPRVVVGALVGANLAVSGAIFQAVTRNELASPYILGVSSGAGLAILLTLVFFTGLAAYLPILAALGGTLAFVIVYGIAWKNGTSPVRLVLAGVIVSTIFGSLQTAIFFFASDIGVVQSAIAWTTGSLTGTDWEQVRMALPWTVLSLVLAVAGSRQLNVLLLGEKTAQALGMSVERVRFALSGVAILAASAAIAVAGIVGFVGLVVPHIVRNIVGSDYRRLVVGCAFAGPALMVGADVGARLALNPAQIPVGIVTGLVGGPYFLYLMRKKQQLGEI
- a CDS encoding ABC transporter ATP-binding protein produces the protein MVDSNVPTNSAASNRTNGTEPADSGANADTTDPATSADESGTVEAADSSDATELVGENLAIGYPTTPEPVVECDSVVVPAGEVTALVGPNGSGKSTLLRSLSNQLEPERGSVLLDGHELQTFGTKELAQKLGLLSQENEAPSSLTVEELVYHGRYPHRGFFETVNEEDERAVSKAISLAGVEHIRDSQVGNLSGGQKQLAWIAMVLAQDTDVLLLDEPTTYLDLHHQLRVMEVVRTLNRERDVTVAVVLHDIGQAARFADNLVAMRDGELYDWGPPRKVVTEELLRDVFRVEATVDADHPTGPHISPHQAMDE